The Paenibacillus polymyxa M1 DNA segment TACCACCCAAAATAAGCAGCTTCATTTAATGAACCCCCCGCTCCGGAGGATAGTTCGAATTTCCTCTTTTGACATCAGATTAAACTCCGAGCTAAAGCTGCTGAATGATACCGGAGGACACTGACTATAACGATCTCTTAATTGGGGGATGTTCAGCGTTGGGAGAATGACCAAATATTGCTCGTCATACACAACCGTTGTCAGGCTTTCAAAGTTACTCATCAAAATCTCATGAATTTTTTCGCCGGGACGGACACCTTGCTCTACAATTTCTACGTTTTCCACGCCCGAATCTTCAATGAGCACCTCAGCCAAATCCAAAATGCGACAGGTTGGCATGGTCATGATAAAAATTTCCCCGCCGACACTTTCCACCGAAGCTTTGAACAGGAGACTGATCGCATCACGCAGGGTCAGGAAAAAACGGGTCATTTTCATATCCGTAATAGAAACCTTCCCCTTTTGGCGAATCTGGTTTTGAAACAGATGCACTACGCTTCCGTTTGTGCCCAATACATTACCGCCTCGTACCGTCACGAACCGTGTATCACTATTCAGCAGATTGGCGTAGACAATCAATTTTTCTCCAATCGCCTTGGTCATACCGTAAAAATTGGACGGATTCGCGGCTTTGTCAGTCGATATATATATAACTTTCTTTACCTGATTGGCGACAGCGGCCTCAATCACGTTTTGGGTGCCTACGACATTGGTTTTGAGTGCTTCATAGGGCTGATCCTCACAGACAGGTACGTGCTTGAGAGCCGCCAAATGAAACACATAGTCCACACCCTGACAAGCGGTAACCAGCGCGTCCTTATCCCGGATATCTCCAATACAGAAGCTGAGCCGTTCATCCTCAAACTGCCTGTTCATGGCAACCTGGCTCGATTCTCCACGTGAATAGATAATGACCTCTTTGGGGTTACGCGGCAGTAACTGGGTAACCAGCTCATGCCCCCAAGAGCCGGTACCGCCGGTAACCAAGATACGTTGGTTTTCAAACATGCCGTTTCCCTCCAAGCAAAAATTTGACTACCTTATCCGATACATCTTCCGCCAGATAGCCTGCGGGACACTGCCACTTATGGTTCATCCCGGTCATTATAGCTACCGCGGTTGCTATAACCTCGCCATCAAGACCGGACACGATATTGCTGCCGCAATCTACCGTTTCCGGCCGTTCGGTCGTACGACGCATCGTGACGGTCGGCACCCCCATGACACAGCATTCTTCCTGTACGGTGCCGCTGTCCGTCAAAGCGCAGCGGGCATGCCGCTCCAGCAGAACGAAGTCAAAAAAGCCGAACGGCTCGTGAAATTCTACCAGCGGATCAAGCTGGATCGGCGGGTGGCTTGCGATCCGAGCGGCGGTGCGGGGATGGATACTGCAAATGACCCGCTGCTCGAACTGCCGGGCTACCCGGTTAAGACCATCCAAAATAGCCAGCAAATGTGGCGGATGGTCGACATTTTCAGCTCTGTGGGCAGTGACCAAGAAATATTTCCCCGGCGACAATCCTAACTTTTTCAAAATTTCGCTTCCAGATATCTCTTTCTCATAGTGCTGCATGACTTCATAGATCGGATTTCCAGTCAGTATAATTCGTTGGCTTGGAAAGCCTTCACGTAGTAGGTGCTGCTTGCTTTGCTCTGTATAAGGCATATTAATGGTAGAAATCGCGTCGATGACGCGCCGGTTCTTCTCCTCCGGCACATCCAGATCATAACAGCGGTTCCCAGCCTCCATATGCACAACTGGGTAACCCATACGTTCCGCTAGCAGGGCACATAAGGCGCTGTTCGTATCACCGAGCAATAGTACATGATCTGGGCG contains these protein-coding regions:
- a CDS encoding polysaccharide biosynthesis protein encodes the protein MFENQRILVTGGTGSWGHELVTQLLPRNPKEVIIYSRGESSQVAMNRQFEDERLSFCIGDIRDKDALVTACQGVDYVFHLAALKHVPVCEDQPYEALKTNVVGTQNVIEAAVANQVKKVIYISTDKAANPSNFYGMTKAIGEKLIVYANLLNSDTRFVTVRGGNVLGTNGSVVHLFQNQIRQKGKVSITDMKMTRFFLTLRDAISLLFKASVESVGGEIFIMTMPTCRILDLAEVLIEDSGVENVEIVEQGVRPGEKIHEILMSNFESLTTVVYDEQYLVILPTLNIPQLRDRYSQCPPVSFSSFSSEFNLMSKEEIRTILRSGGFIK
- the wecB gene encoding non-hydrolyzing UDP-N-acetylglucosamine 2-epimerase, with protein sequence MKILTVLGTRPEIIRLSLIIPKLDHYADEHVLVHTGQNYTESLSGQFFRELGLRAPDYVLQEKAGTLGKQLSAMYSQMEDILNKERPDHVLLLGDTNSALCALLAERMGYPVVHMEAGNRCYDLDVPEEKNRRVIDAISTINMPYTEQSKQHLLREGFPSQRIILTGNPIYEVMQHYEKEISGSEILKKLGLSPGKYFLVTAHRAENVDHPPHLLAILDGLNRVARQFEQRVICSIHPRTAARIASHPPIQLDPLVEFHEPFGFFDFVLLERHARCALTDSGTVQEECCVMGVPTVTMRRTTERPETVDCGSNIVSGLDGEVIATAVAIMTGMNHKWQCPAGYLAEDVSDKVVKFLLGGKRHV